From the Procambarus clarkii isolate CNS0578487 chromosome 70, FALCON_Pclarkii_2.0, whole genome shotgun sequence genome, one window contains:
- the LOC123744889 gene encoding uncharacterized protein codes for MLEEEDDSRSSSSEEQEVEREDVHAFLKSFYPVVDDDDDDTIARNVQARSTSSSRRAWRSGDSAQRWPTTTTDYWATSERYQTSGETLHHATPRLLVSTLAEFPDLSASLQELEYEKLLEPSSVEETISNNGEIFSFNGTLVKLKPQIGICSAYSKSKKCKKNSCNDVHICPKFVKDGCSAKNCKLSHSWCTDHNKYVLSRLFLEHLMFITLQKIFRSSMKKTLETVDQVDQLDVCHGYISKGCDLSDCEALHVCLSILVGLQKCPRDCQLNHDLLSPDCSRLLRAHGLSTNEAPRDIVMALLTHNPTLAQYLLDNKTFDTTWVEEVMKKRQSNSQSTKLDDCTENKNPKDATDSCNKDEDSWASQKDTEHWQRSPSSFPGQPQQQWSRSRGSRDQEEDNWRRHSGCNEPPRYNWNGLYSYKNTQYDEDMESVQLTPRLLVDYLVGYPKFSANLLELLEDKDLFPTNVQNIALKYKKTFSLNNGVVELKPQVKICAAHSSPQGCWEGSLCTALHICPGYVTNSCPDKMCTLGHKWLDKHNKGILQLLFIDWLPSRILAKLLQPEKKSFQSVGRLNVCRGYNEGFCNRSDCGALHVCMSFVLGLSKCSVDDCQLNHNLQRPDCCQLLRAHGLPTNERQRNIVVALISANPSLSREQQSADVQDKKNKVKVYLLKNENKIERKTDKNTGKGKHKASVENYTRNPDKLNANKEDTSTETKCFSDESKNQHSILTNKGHISCNKEDHNQSSKSGKHVSLLKDNAKLSLHNAVDATKTKSTKIIHATIWSHNLEGNVPIPEICYYSVKELCKYEGSGCQRLHSTRHFHWQVSVQGSRWLNLGLSQVICLEKAYCDPSHEGVDLPQHDAASLDMCIRGLHILMGQETWHANFREMILTNSLKTTTLHIRRLCTEAVSGQIIKPSCYVWYFLDNYNSWIPYGKADTSGQTHFVSNITSDHIENHYLQNPSVPLIFKNSKFAYILNFTKMVQINKMTKTSRPVIRRPEAHLPPEMVTDQNMPNNPPSHWDAMQPGEQVRLVTLSSLSTEYQTVVKLLSSKIPTSSLVEIKRIQNPCLWQAFQNKVKQMVITYGSDTKVDLRQLFHDTRPEVVATICHENFDWRLRESKIGRLGRGSYFSTNANYSYKFCSADSDGKKYLIMALVAVGCVTPGRILMTEPPINYATGLPFDSYVNNEANPSIIVKHDKRDCYPDYIIVLK; via the exons atgctggaggaggaggatgatagtCGCTCGAGTAGCAGTGAGGAGCAGGAGGTGGAGCGTGAGGACGTCCACGCCTTCCTCAAGAGCTTCTATCCGGTcgtggacgacgacgacgacgacaccaTCGCCAGAAACGTTCAG GCTAGAAGtactagcagcagcaggagggcttGGAGGAGTGGAGACTCAGCACAgcgctggcccaccaccaccaccgactacTGGGCGACAAGCGAGAGATACCAAACAAGTGGGGAGACtctccaccacgccacacctCGTCTTCTTGTCAGCACCTTGGCTGAATTTCCGGATCTCAGTGCCAGCCTCCAAGAGCTCGAGTATGAAAAACTACTTGAGCCTTCAAGTGTGGAAGAAACTATTTCAAACAATGGGGAAATATTTTCCTTTAATGGGACTCTTGTAAAGTTGAAGCCTCAAATCGGTATCTGCTCTGCCTACTCAAAATCaaagaaatgtaaaaaaaattcTTGCAATGATGTACATATTTGCCCAAAGTTTGTTAAGGATGGATGCAGTGCCAAAAACTGTAAGCTGAGTCACAGCTGGTGCACAGATCATAACAAGTATGTTCTGTCGCGTCTGTTCCTCGAGCACCTCATGTTTATTACACTTCAGAAGATCTTCAgatcatccatgaagaaaaccttAGAGACTGTGGACCAAGTTGACCAACTGGATGTGTGCCACGGCTACATTAGCAAAGGCTGCGATCTCTCTGACTGTGAGGCTCTCCATGTGTGTCTCAGCATCCTGGTGGGACTCCAAAAATGCCCTCGTGATTGTCAACTAAACCACGACCTTCTGAGTCCTGACTGTAGTAGGCTGCTGAGGGCTCATGGCCTGTCGACCAACGAGGCTCCGCGGGACATTGTGATGGCTCTACTAACCCACAACCCCACTCTCGCCCAGTATCTACTGGATAATAAAACTTTTGACACTACGT GGGTTGAAGAAGTAATGAAGAAAAGGCAAAGCAATTCTCAGAGCACCAAGCTGGATGACTGCACTGAGAACAAGAATCCTAAG GATGCAACGGACAGTTGCAACAAAGACGAAGATAGCTGGGCATCACAAAAGGACACTGAACACTGGCAAAGGTCTCCCTCCAGTTTCCCCGGCCAGCCCCAGCAGCAGTGGTCTCGCTCTCGAGGCTCTCGAGACCAGGAAGAGGATAACTGGCGGCGTCATTCTGGTTGTAATGAGCCCCCAAGATACAACTGGAATGGACTTTATTCTTATAAAAACACTCAGTATGATGAAGATATGGAAAGTGTTCAGCTCACCCCTCGCCTTCTTGTTGATTACTTGGTAGGATACCCAAAATTTTCTGCAAATTTACTTGAACTTTTGGAAGATAAGGATCTCTTTCCAACGAATGTGCAAAATATAGCATTAAAGTACAAGAAAACTTTTTCATTAAACAACGGTGTTGTAGAGCTTAAACCCCAAGTTAAGATCTGTGCAGCTCACTCAAGCCCTCAGGGGTGCTGGGAGGGTTCTTTATGCACTGCTTTGCATATATGTCCTGGTTATGTCACAAACTCCTGCCCTGACAAGATGTGTACTCTGGGTCACAAATGGCTAGATAAACACAATAAGGGTATTCTTCAGCTACTCTTTATAGACTGGCTTCCTTCCCGAATACTTGCCAAGCTCCTACAACCAGAAAAGAAGAGTTTCCAATCTGTAGGCCGGCTGAATGTTTGTCGTGGCTACAATGAAGGATTCTGCAACCGGTCTGACTGTGGGGCTCTTCATGTGTGTATGAGCTTCGTATTAGGGCTCTCAAAATGTTCTGTTGATGACTGTCAACTGAACCACAACCTACAGAGGCCTGACTGCTGCCAGCTGCTGAGAGCACATGGTCTCCCTACAAATGAGCGCCAACGTAACATTGTGGTGGCTCTAATCTCtgccaacccctccctctcccggGAACAGCAGTCCGCAGATGTGCAGGACAAAAAGAACAAGGTAAAAGTGTATCTgctaaaaaatgaaaataaaattgaaagaaAAACTGATAAAAACACTGGCAAAGGAAAACACAAGGCTTCAGTAGAAAATTATACTCGAAACCCAGATAAGTTGAATGCCAATAAGGAAGACACATCCACTGAAACTAAATGTTTTTCTGATGAAAGTAAAAACCAACACAGCATACTGACAAACAAAGGACACATCTCATGCAATAAAGAAGACCATAATCAGTCTTCAAAATCAGGCAAGCATGTATCATTGTTGAAGGATAATGCTAAATTATCACTTCACAATGCTGTAGATGCTACCAAAACAAAAAGTACCAAGATCATCCATGCAACAATTTGGTCACACAATTTAGAAGGCAATGTTCCAATACCAGAAATTTGTTACTACTCTGTAAAGGAGTTGTGCAAGTATGAGGGAAGTGGTTGCCAGCGACTTCACTCAACACGACACTTCCACTGGCAAGTCAGTGTACAAGGAAGTAGATGGTTGAACCTAGGTCTGAGCCAAGTAATTTGTCTGGAGAAGGCTTACTGTGACCCTTCCCATGAAGGTGTAGATCTTCCTCAGCATGATGCAGCCTCCCTTGACATGTGTATTAGGGGTCTTCATATCCTGATGGGTCAAGAAACTTGGCATGCAAATTTCAGAGAGATGATCTTAACTAACTCGTTGAAAACAACGACCCTGCACATCCGCCGGCTTTGTACAGAGGCAGTGTCTGGTCAAATAATAAAACCTTCCTGCTATGTCTGGTATTTTCTGGATAATTACAACAGTTGGATTCCGTATGGCAAAGCAGATACTTCAGGGCAAACACACTTTGTGAGTAATATAACTTCAGATCACATCGAGAATCACTACCTTCAGAACCCATCTGTTCCTCTTATTTTCAAAAACTCAAAATTCGCATACATTTTAAACTTTACCAAGATGGTACAAATAAATAAGATGACTAAGACATCTCGTCCTGTGATCCGGCGCCCTGAAGCGCATCTTCCACCTGAAATGGTCACCGACCAAAACATGCCCAATAACCCTCCATCACACTGGGACGCTATGCAGCCAGGAGAACAAGTGCGTCTAGTGACACTGTCTTCCTTGTCTACTGAATACCAAACTGTCGTGAAACTACTTTCAAGCAAAATACCCACCTCCAGTTTGGTAGAAATAAAGCGAATTCAGAATCCTTGTTTATGGCAAGCATTTCAAAACAAAGTAAAACAAATGGTGATTACGTATGGAAGCGACACGAAAGTAGACCTTCGACAGTTGTTTCACGACACACGCCCTGAAGTTGTGGCCACTATCTGTCATGAGAATTTCGATTGGCGACTACGTGAGTCCAAAATAGGTAGACTTGGTCGGGGATCTTATTTCTCAACAAATGCTAATTATTCTTATAAGTTCTGTAGTGCTGATAGCGATGGCAAGAAGTATCTGATTATGGCACTAGTGGCCGTAGGGTGTGTGACACCAGGTAGAATTCTTATGACCGAGCCACCAATAAACTATGCCACTGGCCTGCCGTTTGACTCATACGTCAACAATGAAgccaatccttccattattgtcaAGCATGATAAACGAGACTGTTATCCTGACTATATAATTGTGCTAAAGTGA